From Rhodamnia argentea isolate NSW1041297 chromosome 10, ASM2092103v1, whole genome shotgun sequence, a single genomic window includes:
- the LOC115742007 gene encoding fructose-1,6-bisphosphatase, chloroplastic-like: MAHAVSTSSLHVLISPHLIRNSILGLRHRKLPTAPPMTAAASHPRCEATQQSMAAPQLRTSTTTPVAKTKLKNTSSYEIENLTTWLLKQEQAGRIDAELTIVLSSISFACKQIASLLQRSSIINLTGAQGTINIQGEDQKKLDVVSNEVFCNCLRSSGRTGIIASEEEDVPVAVEETYSGNYVVVFDPIDGSANIDTALTTGSIFGIYGPDKQCLFADEDSSMPTLDQAKERCIISVCQPGSNLLAAGYCLYSSSVVFTLSIGSGVYSFTLDPAYGEFVLTHEDIKIPETGKIYSFNEGNYDLWDEKLKGYLDHLRQPGSTGKPYSGRYVGCLVGEIHRMLLVGGIYGNPKNNNAKNGNLRLLYECAPMSYLVEQAGGKATDGVQRILDIKPEKIHQRTPIFIGSPDEVDKLQKYLA, encoded by the exons atggctcATGCAGTTTCGACCTCCTCCTTGCACGTCCTCATCTCTCCGCACTTGATCCGCAATTCGATTCTGGGGCTGCGCCACCGGAAGTTGCCAACTGCTCCTCCCATGACCGCCGCGGCCTCACACCCACGATGCGAGGCCACACAACAGTCCATGGCGGCACCGCAGCTCAGGACTTCAACAACCACCCCAGTGGCGAAGACGAAGTTGAAGAACACGAGCAGTTACGAGATCGAGAACTTGACAACGTGGCTTTTGAAGCAGGAGCAGGCAGGCCGCATCGACGCGGAGCTGACCATAGTGCTCTCAAGCATCTCCTTCGCTTGCAAGCAGATTGCATCGCTGCTTCAGCGGTCGAGCATCATCAACCTCACCGGAGCTCAGGGCACCATCAACATCCAAGGGGAAGATCAGAAGAAGCTCGACGTCGTGTCCAATGAG GTGTTCTGCAATTGCTTAAGGTCGAGTGGAAGGACGGGAATCATAGCatcggaggaggaggatgtaCCTGTCGCCGTAGAAGAGACCTACTCAGGAAACTACGTCGTCGTCTTTGACCCTATTGACGGATCTGCCAATATTGACACTGCATTGACCACGGGGTCCATCTTCGGCATTTACGGCCCCGACAAGCAATGCCTCTTTGCTGATGAAGACAGCTCGATGCCCACG CTCGACCAAGCCAAAGAGAGGTGCATCATCAGCGTCTGCCAACCGGGCAGCAACTTGCTTGCGGCTGGATATTGCCTCTACTCTAGCTCGGTAGTCTTCACGCTCTCAATAGGGAGCGGGGTGTACTCTTTCACCTTAGATCCTGCATACGGTGAATTCGTGCTGACGCATGAGGACATCAAGATACCGGAAACAGGTAAAATCTACTCATTCAATGAGGGGAACTATGACCTGTGGGATGAGAAATTGAAGGGCTACCTCGACCACCTCAGGCAGCCAGGCTCCACTGGCAAGCCCTACTCTGGCCGTTATGTCGGATGCCTTGTCGGAGAGATCCATCGGATGCTGCTAGTGGGTGGAATATATGGGAACCCCAAGAACAATAATGCTAAGAATGGGAATCTGAGGCTTTTGTATGAGTGTGCACCAATGAGCTATCTGGTCGAACAAGCCGGAGGAAAAGCAACTGATGGAGTCCAGAGAATACTCGACATCAAACCAGAAAAG ATCCACCAGCGTACACCGATATTCATCGGAAGCCCAGATGAAGTCGACAAACTACAGAAATACTTGGCTTGA